A stretch of the Capsicum annuum cultivar UCD-10X-F1 chromosome 8, UCD10Xv1.1, whole genome shotgun sequence genome encodes the following:
- the LOC107839930 gene encoding pentatricopeptide repeat-containing protein At1g20230 has protein sequence MLKILLQPFYQTSFSPSTYAPIFQFLIGKNLLKLGQQLHAHMAVRGISPNGIIAAKMVAMYASSGELDSASRIFDNATVPSALLYNAMIRALTLHGVTERTIQLFLQMRSLGLRGDNFTYPFVFKSCGDLCDVWFGKSVHGLILRCGLVFDIYVGTSSIDMYVKCGELIEGRKLFDEMSVRDVSAWNVLIAGYMKDGLFKYAEELFEEMPIRNIVSWTAMISGYAQNGLADKALRLFDKMSDCDSEVMPNWVTIMSVLPACAHSAELDRGRKIHSFARETGLEKNPSVQTALIAMYAKCGSLVDARLCFDQMNPKEKKLVAWNTMITAYASHGCGQEAVSKFEDMMRAGVQPDGITFTGLLSGCSHSGLVDVGLRYFDCMSSIYFVERRHDHYACVVDLLGRAGRLVEAYNLISQMPMAAGPSIWGSLLAAGRSHRNLEIAELAAKKLFILEPDNSGNYIVLSNMYAEAGMWEEVNELRIQLKSQRIMKSPGCSWIEFDGKAHLFLGGDTSHPQAERIYMFLEALPAKIKAAGYVPDTTFALHDVSEEEKEQNLSSHSERLAIAFGILNTSPGTVLRVTKNLRICGDCHTAIKFISKIYEREIIVRDVNRYHHFKDGTCSCRDYW, from the coding sequence ATGTTGAAAATCCTCTTACAACCATTCTACCAAACCTCATTTTCACCGTCTACTTACGCACCCATTTTCCAGTTCTTGATTGGCAAGAATCTACTCAAACTCGGCCAACAACTTCACGCTCACATGGCGGTTCGTGGGATTTCTCCTAATGGAATAATCGCAGCTAAAATGGTCGCCATGTATGCCAGCTCCGGTGAACTCGACTCCGCTTCACGTATTTTCGATAATGCCACTGTACCCTCTGCGCTTCTTTACAATGCAATGATTCGAGCACTGACGCTACATGGAGTTACTGAAAGAACTATACAGCTTTTCTTGCAAATGCGTTCGTTAGGTTTGCGTGGCGACAATTTTACGTATCCGTTTGTTTTCAAGTCGTGTGGTGATTTGTGTGATGTTTGGTTTGGGAAGTCTGTTCATGGATTGATTTTGAGGTGTGGGTTGGTGTTTGATATCTATGTAGGTACTTCTTCGATTGATATGTATGTTAAGTGTGGTGAGTTGATTGAGGGACGTAAgctgtttgatgaaatgtctgtGAGAGATGTATCGGCGTGGAATGTATTGATTGCTGGGTATATGAAGGATGGGTTGTTCAAGTATGCTGAGGAGTTGTTTGAGGAAATGCCGATTAGGAATATAGTGTCGTGGACGGCTATGATTTCTGGATATGCTCAGAATGGTTTAGCTGATAAGGCGTTGCGATTGTTTGATAAGATGTCGGATTGTGATTCGGAAGTGATGCCTAATTGGGTGACGATTATGAGTGTGCTGCCTGCTTGTGCGCACTCTGCTGAACTGGATCGTGGGAGGAAGATACATAGTTTTGCTAGAGAGACGGGATTGGAGAAGAATCCTTCGGTGCAGACCGCTCTTATAGCCATGTATGCTAAATGTGGAAGCTTGGTTGATGCTCGTTTGTGTTTCGATCAGATGAATCCGAAGGAGAAGAAGCTGGTTGCTTGGAATACGATGATTACCGCTTATGCATCTCATGGCTGTGGGCAGGAAGCTGTTTCAAAGTTTGAGGATATGATGCGAGCTGGTGTACAGCCTGATGGAATCACATTTACAGGCTTGTTATCAGGCTGCAGCCACTCAGGTCTTGTGGATGTTGGACTGAGATATTTCGATTGTATGAGTTCAATTTACTTTGTTGAGAGGAGACATGACCATTATGCTTGCGTGGTTGATCTTCTTGGTCGTGCTGGACGATTGGTGGAAGCATATAACCTCATTTCTCAAATGCCAATGGCAGCAGGACCAAGCATTTGGGGTTCCTTATTAGCTGCTGGTAGAAGCCACCGCAACTTAGAAATTGCAGAATTAGCAGCTAAAAAGTTATTTATCTTGGAACCAGACAACAGCGGAAATTACATTGTGCTCTCAAATATGTATGCAGAAGCTGGAATGTGGGAGGAGGTGAATGAGTTAAGGATCCAACTGAAATCACAACGTATTATGAAGAGTCCTGGATGTAGTTGGATTGAATTTGACGGGAAGGCTCATTTGTTCCTTGGAGGAGATACATCTCATCCACAGGCAGAGCGAATATACATGTTTCTGGAGGCACTGCCCGCCAAAATAAAAGCAGCTGGTTACGTGCCGGATACTACTTTTGCTTTGCATGATGTGAGTGAAGAGGAGAAAGAGCAAAACCTAAGTAGTCATAGTGAGAGGCTGGCAATTGCATTTGGCATTCTTAATACAAGCCCAGGTACAGTTCTCCGAGTGACAAAGAATCTTAGAATTTGTGGAGACTGTCATACTGCTATAAAGTTTATctcaaaaatatatgaaagagaGATCATTGTAAGGGATGTGAATCGGTATCATCATTTCAAAGATGGTACCTGTTCCTGCAGAGACTACTGGTGA